From the Candidatus Krumholzibacteriota bacterium genome, one window contains:
- the galT gene encoding galactose-1-phosphate uridylyltransferase → MPELRKSPILKRWVIISTERGKRPIDFKVERDIPKEGFCPFCSGNEDKTPPEVLSYRDPGTGPDSQGWKVRVVPNKFPALQIEGDLNKRGEGLYDMMQGIGAHEVVIESPDHKKNLHYLGNKHIESVFSAIRERMIDLKKDPRFKYILVFKNWGKEAGASLEHSHMQLIATPIIPKRAIEELDGAKAHYAQKERCIYCDIINQELKDRGRIVYQNEYFIALSPFAARFPFETWVLPLNHLSAFEKTDRNWFPSLVDIMKTVLLKLDKALFCPPFNFIIHTSPCNGIDFDYYHWHIEIIPKLTKVAGFEWGSGFYINPTSPEEAAEELRNIDISGDNS, encoded by the coding sequence ATGCCGGAATTAAGAAAGAGTCCCATTCTTAAAAGATGGGTGATTATTTCCACAGAAAGAGGCAAAAGGCCTATAGATTTCAAGGTTGAACGAGATATACCTAAGGAAGGTTTTTGTCCTTTCTGTAGCGGTAATGAAGACAAAACCCCGCCTGAGGTACTTTCGTATAGAGACCCCGGTACTGGACCCGATTCACAAGGTTGGAAGGTCAGAGTAGTACCGAATAAATTTCCAGCTTTGCAGATTGAGGGAGATTTGAATAAGCGCGGTGAAGGGTTATACGATATGATGCAGGGGATAGGAGCCCACGAAGTTGTAATTGAATCTCCTGACCATAAAAAAAACTTACACTATCTGGGAAATAAACATATCGAGAGTGTTTTCTCCGCCATTCGTGAGAGAATGATAGACCTCAAGAAAGATCCTAGATTCAAGTATATTCTAGTATTTAAGAACTGGGGTAAGGAAGCGGGAGCTTCGCTTGAACATTCGCATATGCAGCTTATTGCTACTCCTATTATTCCCAAGAGAGCCATTGAAGAACTTGATGGCGCAAAAGCACATTACGCTCAAAAAGAACGTTGTATATACTGTGATATAATAAATCAGGAATTGAAGGATAGAGGACGTATCGTATATCAAAACGAGTATTTTATCGCTCTTTCACCATTTGCAGCCAGATTTCCCTTTGAGACCTGGGTGTTGCCGCTTAATCACCTATCAGCATTCGAAAAAACAGATAGGAACTGGTTTCCTTCCCTGGTGGACATCATGAAGACAGTTCTTTTGAAACTGGACAAAGCTTTGTTTTGCCCGCCATTCAATTTTATTATACATACTTCGCCCTGCAACGGGATTGATTTTGATTATTACCACTGGCATATCGAAATAATTCCAAAGCTTACAAAGGTAGCGGGATTTGAGTGGGGAAGCGGGTTCTATATTAACCCTACATCACCTGAAGAAGCAGCTGAAGAATTAAGAAACATAGATATTTCCGGTGATAATTCATAA
- a CDS encoding glycogen/starch synthase, with amino-acid sequence MKPKNLNIAIISSEIVPFSKVGGLADVIGALPDEIAKKGYEITIFTPLYKSIPQNDFNIKEERINVPAVKVDGKEKSVQIFSTKKPGTDITVYFIYNEQYYDRDGIYTVPETGEAFEDEDERTIFFNRAVIAAVKKLDIYPDVVHANDFHCGLIAPLISLEESGDKHFEKTGTVFSIHNLAYQGNYKADFMRKAGLDLDLFYPMGPFEYYGGVNVMKAGITYSDIISTVSRKYAEEITLSKKYGHGMEKILWERRDDIIGILNGIDTDIWNPKTDELIESNYSANNLGGKAKNRSALLEEFDLTEDRESPVIGIVSRLVDQKGFDILAEAMDEIMKMDLKLVILGTGQEKYHKQYSKMKKKYSSKLGLKLEYNNRLAHLTEAGSDYFLMPSRYEPCGLNQLYSLRYGSIPIVRATGGLKDTINNLSSFGKRGNGFVFEDYSAFELTKVIREAVDFFRDGKKVQMVRKRIMMEDHSWERSAEEYIVMYKKTAGGSENEVDKAAK; translated from the coding sequence GTGAAACCTAAAAACCTCAATATTGCTATTATTTCATCTGAAATTGTTCCCTTTTCAAAGGTAGGCGGACTTGCCGATGTTATCGGAGCTTTGCCTGATGAAATAGCTAAGAAAGGGTATGAAATTACCATATTCACACCCTTATACAAATCTATCCCGCAGAATGATTTTAATATCAAGGAAGAAAGGATAAATGTTCCGGCTGTAAAAGTGGATGGTAAGGAGAAAAGTGTTCAGATATTTTCCACAAAAAAGCCGGGAACAGACATCACGGTGTACTTCATCTATAACGAGCAATATTATGACAGAGATGGTATATACACTGTTCCTGAGACGGGGGAGGCCTTTGAAGATGAAGATGAAAGGACTATATTCTTCAACAGGGCTGTTATCGCGGCTGTAAAAAAACTTGATATCTATCCAGATGTTGTTCACGCAAACGATTTTCATTGCGGGCTTATAGCTCCACTTATTTCGCTTGAGGAATCCGGAGATAAACATTTTGAAAAAACAGGCACAGTTTTCAGTATACATAATCTCGCTTATCAGGGTAATTACAAAGCAGATTTTATGCGGAAAGCGGGGCTGGATTTGGATCTTTTTTATCCTATGGGACCATTCGAATACTACGGCGGAGTAAATGTCATGAAGGCAGGTATAACCTACTCCGATATTATAAGTACGGTTAGCAGGAAATATGCTGAAGAAATCACACTGTCAAAGAAATACGGTCACGGTATGGAGAAGATTCTCTGGGAAAGAAGAGATGATATTATCGGTATTCTAAATGGAATTGATACAGATATCTGGAATCCCAAAACAGATGAACTGATAGAGTCTAATTACTCCGCGAATAACCTCGGCGGCAAAGCTAAAAACCGCTCAGCGCTTCTTGAAGAGTTTGATCTTACCGAGGACAGGGAGTCTCCCGTTATAGGTATTGTTTCGAGGCTTGTGGATCAGAAGGGATTTGACATCCTGGCTGAAGCTATGGATGAAATCATGAAGATGGATCTTAAATTGGTTATACTTGGGACAGGTCAGGAGAAGTACCATAAACAATACAGCAAAATGAAGAAAAAATATTCCTCCAAGCTGGGTCTTAAACTTGAATACAACAACAGGCTCGCTCATTTAACAGAAGCGGGAAGCGACTATTTCCTTATGCCTTCCAGGTATGAACCATGTGGTCTTAATCAGTTGTATAGTTTGAGGTACGGGAGTATTCCCATTGTACGAGCTACAGGTGGATTGAAAGATACTATAAATAATCTTTCCTCCTTCGGCAAAAGAGGAAACGGCTTTGTCTTCGAAGATTACAGCGCTTTTGAATTGACTAAAGTAATAAGAGAAGCTGTTGATTTCTTTAGAGATGGCAAAAAAGTTCAGATGGTGCGTAAGCGAATTATGATGGAAGACCATTCCTGGGAAAGATCTGCTGAAGAGTACATAGTAATGTATAAAAAAACGGCAGGCGGCAGTGAAAATGAAGTTGACAAAGCGGCTAAGTGA
- a CDS encoding HD domain-containing protein — MDEKKIIEIGREHYNWEYEILRRGELYLVGGVVRNLLFGFDGESLDTDYLVRGIELNKLVTILDKYGRTDLVGKSFGVIKFTPEGGKTVDIAMPRTEHSTGIGHKDFEVYANPRVRVEDDLVRRDFTINSIALNLKNMSLIDPLEGSKDIKNNLLRVNREGSFAEDPLRMIRGVQFLCRFNLKIDLKTRRYIEHASSMIESVSGERLKDEFNKLLLLSKEPGRGFIFMKETGLLSYLIPELEETFGVEQNEYHPDDIFYHSIKSCNIAPQRLNVRWSALLHDLGKKSAKMKKAGRIVFYGHENESQRIAKDILTRFRYSKRFTANVCHLIKNHMFNITEDCKDSTVRRFVSRVGVENLDDLFALREADALSRGDTDSAYNVKWLEKRIEYLIKADSALATSDLEIDGYDIMRLTGLKRGPRVGEILNDLLQKVIENPDFNTRRKLSELAVEEYRKRKI; from the coding sequence ATGGACGAAAAAAAGATAATTGAAATTGGAAGGGAACATTACAACTGGGAGTATGAAATACTCCGGCGGGGCGAACTCTATCTTGTAGGCGGGGTCGTAAGGAATCTTCTTTTTGGTTTTGACGGGGAATCCTTGGATACAGATTATCTTGTGAGAGGTATAGAACTCAACAAATTGGTTACAATACTCGACAAGTACGGCAGGACAGATCTTGTGGGAAAGTCTTTTGGTGTTATCAAGTTTACACCGGAAGGCGGTAAGACCGTTGATATAGCTATGCCGCGCACGGAACATTCCACCGGTATAGGACACAAGGACTTCGAGGTTTACGCTAATCCCCGAGTAAGAGTAGAAGATGATCTTGTAAGACGTGATTTCACAATAAATTCCATTGCCTTGAATCTGAAAAACATGTCCCTTATTGATCCCCTCGAAGGCTCGAAAGATATTAAAAATAATCTGCTCAGAGTTAACAGAGAGGGATCATTCGCTGAAGATCCTCTCAGAATGATAAGAGGGGTACAGTTTTTATGCAGATTCAACCTTAAAATTGACCTTAAAACGAGAAGATATATTGAACACGCATCTTCAATGATAGAAAGTGTTTCCGGCGAAAGGTTAAAGGATGAGTTTAATAAGTTGCTTCTCCTCTCTAAAGAGCCCGGAAGAGGGTTTATTTTTATGAAGGAAACGGGGCTATTGAGTTATCTTATACCTGAACTGGAAGAAACATTCGGAGTAGAACAGAATGAATACCATCCTGATGATATTTTTTACCATTCGATAAAGAGTTGTAATATTGCTCCTCAAAGACTTAACGTAAGGTGGAGCGCGTTACTTCATGACCTGGGAAAGAAGAGCGCTAAAATGAAAAAAGCCGGAAGAATCGTTTTTTACGGGCATGAAAATGAAAGCCAGAGAATTGCAAAAGATATTCTAACCAGGTTCAGATATTCAAAGAGATTTACAGCTAACGTGTGTCACTTGATAAAGAATCATATGTTTAATATTACAGAAGATTGCAAAGATAGTACTGTAAGGAGATTTGTATCCAGAGTGGGGGTTGAAAATCTAGACGATCTGTTTGCTCTTAGAGAAGCTGACGCTTTGTCCAGGGGGGATACCGATTCTGCCTATAATGTTAAATGGCTTGAGAAAAGAATAGAGTATCTAATTAAAGCTGATTCCGCTCTTGCTACATCAGATCTGGAGATTGACGGATATGATATTATGAGGCTTACGGGATTAAAGCGTGGTCCGCGTGTTGGGGAAATACTCAATGATCTGCTGCAAAAAGTAATAGAAAATCCAGATTTTAATACGCGGAGAAAATTGTCGGAATTGGCAGTAGAAGAATATAGAAAAAGAAAAATATAG
- the dnaK gene encoding molecular chaperone DnaK yields the protein MGKIIGIDLGTTNSCVSVMEGGEPVIISNPEGGRTSPSVIGFKDGDRLVGNLAKRQSVTNPDNTIYSIKRFMGRKYSEVKNEISEVSYKVIKGDQGDIRVDVEGKKYSPSELSAMILTYLKESAEKYLGTKVESAVITVPAYFNDSQRQATKDAGKIAGLKVERIINEPTAASLAYGLNKDEEKTIVVFDLGGGTFDVSILELGESVFEVKATNGNTHLGGDDFDKRVIDWLVDEFKKEQGIDLSKDPMALQRLREAAEKAKCELSTVPQAEINLPFITADSSGPKHLNTKITRAKFVSLTGDLIEKTVDPCKKAMKDAGIKSSDLDDVILVGGTTRIPAVQDKVKEIFGRTPHQGVNPDEVVALGAAIQGGVLAGDVNDVLLLDVTPLSLGIETLGGVMTKLIEKNTTIPTKKSEIFSTAADNQTTVDIHVLQGEREMATHNKSIGRFQLAGLPPAPRGVPQIEVTFDIDANGILNVSAKDKATGKEQKIIIQASSGLTEDEIEKMVKEAEEHAEEDKEKRELIDLKNQAEQMSFQTEKQLEEYKDKIPSGDMDEIRKVLEELKEASKTDDKDRINKAIENHNQVWQKAAQQMYQQSSAQQQNASGDAASSEESKASSDKKDDDEVMDAEYEVVDEDDKK from the coding sequence ATGGGTAAAATAATAGGTATAGATCTTGGAACAACAAATTCATGCGTTTCTGTTATGGAAGGTGGCGAACCGGTAATTATATCCAACCCGGAAGGCGGTAGAACTTCTCCTTCCGTGATTGGATTTAAGGACGGCGATAGACTTGTCGGGAATCTGGCAAAGAGACAAAGTGTTACAAATCCTGATAATACTATTTATTCAATAAAACGGTTTATGGGAAGAAAGTATTCAGAAGTTAAAAATGAAATTTCTGAAGTTTCCTATAAAGTAATAAAAGGTGATCAAGGTGATATTCGAGTAGATGTGGAAGGAAAGAAGTATTCTCCCTCGGAATTGTCAGCTATGATTTTAACTTATTTGAAGGAGTCGGCCGAAAAATACCTGGGCACTAAGGTTGAAAGCGCCGTTATTACTGTTCCCGCCTATTTTAATGACAGTCAGAGACAGGCTACAAAGGATGCCGGCAAAATAGCAGGACTCAAAGTTGAAAGGATAATAAATGAACCAACCGCGGCTTCCCTTGCCTACGGTTTGAATAAGGATGAGGAAAAGACAATAGTAGTTTTTGATCTGGGCGGGGGTACTTTTGACGTTTCTATACTTGAACTGGGTGAAAGTGTATTTGAAGTAAAAGCGACGAACGGAAATACTCATCTGGGGGGAGATGATTTCGACAAGCGGGTAATTGATTGGCTCGTTGATGAATTCAAGAAAGAGCAGGGAATTGATCTTTCGAAAGATCCAATGGCTCTTCAAAGACTCAGGGAAGCGGCTGAGAAGGCGAAATGTGAACTTTCTACGGTGCCACAGGCAGAAATAAATTTACCCTTTATTACAGCAGATTCCAGTGGTCCAAAGCATCTTAATACAAAAATCACAAGGGCTAAATTCGTAAGTTTAACAGGGGACCTTATAGAGAAAACTGTTGATCCATGCAAGAAAGCGATGAAAGATGCGGGGATCAAAAGTTCTGATCTTGATGATGTTATTCTGGTTGGCGGAACAACGAGGATACCGGCAGTTCAGGACAAAGTAAAAGAGATCTTCGGGCGCACTCCTCACCAGGGTGTAAACCCCGACGAAGTTGTCGCTCTCGGTGCCGCAATTCAAGGCGGGGTCCTGGCAGGCGACGTAAATGATGTTCTTTTACTTGATGTTACTCCTCTTTCTCTCGGTATTGAAACACTTGGCGGAGTTATGACCAAGTTGATTGAGAAGAATACAACTATTCCGACGAAGAAGAGCGAGATCTTCTCTACAGCCGCGGATAATCAGACCACTGTCGATATTCATGTCCTTCAGGGTGAAAGAGAAATGGCAACTCACAACAAATCCATCGGTAGGTTCCAGCTCGCGGGACTGCCGCCTGCACCGAGGGGTGTTCCTCAAATTGAAGTAACTTTTGATATTGATGCAAACGGTATATTGAATGTGTCGGCTAAGGACAAAGCGACAGGCAAGGAACAAAAGATAATCATTCAGGCGTCAAGCGGTTTGACCGAAGATGAAATTGAAAAGATGGTCAAAGAAGCAGAGGAACACGCTGAAGAAGATAAAGAAAAGAGAGAGCTTATAGATTTAAAGAACCAAGCTGAGCAGATGAGTTTTCAGACTGAAAAACAGCTGGAGGAGTATAAGGATAAGATTCCTTCAGGCGACATGGATGAAATACGAAAAGTTCTGGAAGAATTGAAGGAAGCATCCAAGACTGACGACAAGGATAGAATAAACAAGGCAATTGAAAATCACAATCAGGTCTGGCAGAAGGCGGCGCAGCAAATGTATCAGCAGAGTTCCGCCCAGCAGCAGAATGCCTCCGGTGACGCAGCGTCCAGCGAAGAAAGTAAAGCTTCCAGTGACAAGAAGGATGATGATGAAGTTATGGACGCGGAATATGAAGTTGTCGATGAAGATGACAAGAAATAA
- the thrS gene encoding threonine--tRNA ligase, with protein MSKLTFPDGTRIETNPNDTFMDILEGLPQKVRKKAVAAEVNGEIHDLREKVKSDGKLLILTTDDEESLEIIRHSASHLMALAVMQLREDVRFGIGPAIEDGFYYDFLFDNPFSADDLEEIEKKMKELRQQGLEFTREELSSKEAVELFEDKNQPFKVELIEDLDTDKVTIYRLGDFIDLCSGPHVPDIKMVKVFKLLSIAGAYWRGDEKRDMLQRLYGTAFRKKSTLDEHLRKIDEAKRRDHRKLGPQLRLFDIIEEAGAGLVFWYPKGYILREIIEEYWKRQHRKYGYQMITTPHIAKKELWERSGHYDYYRDNMYIVNSDEGQEYVLKPMNCPGHILMYKSQLHSYRDLPVRYAELGTVYRNERSGTLHGLLRVRGFTQDDAHIFCTPEQLDEEIDRCFDLAHKLLTTFGFKDYEVELSMHDPDNMDQYAGSKEEWERAENALLESVKKRDVPFKKIPGEAVFYGPKIDLKLIDALGRGWQATTIQFDFNLPRRFDVRYVNEKNEKKFVYMVHRALLGSIERFVGTLIEHYAGEFPLWLSPVQVIVLPVGSEHYDYAVRCADKIRESGIRVETDLRREKLGYRIREAELGKIPYMVVVGDREIENEDVNVRSKSTGLEGTRNLDDLINDLVDENDNKD; from the coding sequence ATGAGCAAATTAACTTTTCCAGATGGAACCAGAATAGAAACAAACCCCAACGATACCTTTATGGATATTCTTGAGGGGTTGCCGCAGAAAGTACGCAAGAAAGCTGTAGCTGCTGAAGTTAACGGGGAAATACATGATTTAAGAGAAAAAGTTAAGTCTGACGGAAAACTTCTAATATTAACAACTGACGATGAAGAATCTCTTGAAATAATACGTCACAGCGCTTCCCATTTAATGGCTTTAGCGGTTATGCAACTTCGAGAGGATGTCCGTTTTGGAATAGGCCCCGCGATAGAAGACGGATTTTACTACGATTTCTTATTTGACAATCCTTTTTCCGCTGATGACCTGGAAGAAATAGAGAAAAAGATGAAGGAGCTGCGGCAGCAGGGACTTGAATTTACCCGGGAGGAATTGTCCAGTAAAGAGGCGGTTGAATTATTTGAGGATAAAAACCAGCCGTTCAAGGTTGAGCTGATAGAAGATCTGGATACTGACAAGGTTACTATTTACCGGCTGGGGGACTTTATAGATCTATGTTCAGGTCCGCATGTTCCCGATATAAAGATGGTAAAGGTTTTTAAGCTATTATCGATTGCCGGAGCTTACTGGCGTGGTGACGAAAAAAGGGATATGCTTCAAAGGCTCTACGGCACTGCTTTTCGAAAGAAATCAACCCTCGATGAGCATTTAAGAAAGATAGATGAAGCAAAACGTAGAGATCACAGGAAACTGGGACCGCAACTGCGTCTTTTTGATATAATTGAAGAGGCTGGGGCGGGGTTGGTGTTTTGGTACCCTAAGGGGTATATACTCCGTGAGATAATCGAGGAATACTGGAAGAGACAGCACAGGAAATACGGTTATCAAATGATTACTACTCCCCATATAGCTAAGAAAGAGCTCTGGGAAAGATCCGGCCATTATGATTACTACAGAGATAATATGTACATTGTAAATAGTGATGAAGGGCAGGAATATGTGTTAAAACCGATGAATTGCCCGGGGCATATTCTGATGTATAAAAGCCAGTTACACAGCTATAGAGATCTTCCGGTTCGTTACGCGGAACTTGGTACGGTGTACAGAAATGAGCGTTCAGGAACATTGCACGGATTGTTGAGAGTAAGAGGATTCACGCAAGATGATGCTCATATATTCTGTACTCCCGAACAATTAGACGAAGAAATTGACCGATGTTTTGATTTAGCGCATAAGCTTCTTACAACTTTCGGGTTTAAGGATTATGAAGTAGAATTAAGTATGCATGACCCTGATAATATGGATCAGTACGCCGGTTCCAAGGAGGAGTGGGAAAGGGCTGAAAACGCGCTGCTTGAATCGGTCAAGAAGAGAGATGTTCCATTCAAGAAAATTCCGGGAGAAGCAGTTTTTTATGGGCCTAAAATAGATTTGAAGCTTATCGATGCTCTCGGAAGAGGCTGGCAAGCTACTACGATACAGTTCGACTTTAACCTTCCAAGGAGATTTGATGTCAGATATGTTAATGAAAAGAATGAAAAGAAATTTGTCTATATGGTGCATAGAGCACTTCTCGGTTCTATAGAGAGGTTTGTAGGAACTCTAATAGAACATTACGCGGGTGAATTTCCCTTGTGGCTTTCACCTGTTCAGGTGATTGTATTACCTGTAGGAAGTGAGCATTATGATTACGCCGTGCGATGCGCGGATAAAATAAGGGAATCCGGTATAAGGGTTGAAACTGACCTTAGAAGAGAAAAGCTGGGATATAGGATAAGGGAAGCGGAATTGGGCAAGATTCCTTATATGGTTGTTGTCGGTGACAGAGAAATTGAAAATGAAGATGTTAATGTAAGGTCAAAGAGTACAGGGCTGGAAGGAACACGAAACCTGGATGATTTAATAAATGATCTTGTTGACGAGAACGATAATAAAGATTAA
- the infC gene encoding translation initiation factor IF-3, which produces MRVNNMINVPEVRVVDEDGNQMGVMSSEEALNRAKEWGMDLVEISPKAKPPVCKIIDYGKYKYEQNKNAHKAKKKQHVTRLKEIKLSTKIEKHDIDFKMRNAEKFFDKGDKVKFTIKFRGREMQHQEVGYELLESIKKRFEDICDVEKEPKRMGKTLSMTLVSVSDKKKSKKGEDDAEDKD; this is translated from the coding sequence GTGCGTGTTAATAACATGATCAATGTTCCGGAAGTAAGAGTCGTTGATGAAGACGGGAATCAAATGGGTGTTATGTCTAGTGAGGAAGCCTTGAATAGGGCTAAAGAATGGGGGATGGACCTTGTTGAGATTTCCCCAAAAGCAAAACCCCCCGTTTGTAAGATAATTGATTACGGAAAATATAAATACGAACAGAATAAAAATGCTCACAAAGCGAAGAAAAAACAACATGTTACTCGTTTGAAAGAGATAAAACTCAGTACAAAAATAGAGAAGCATGATATTGATTTTAAAATGAGAAACGCGGAAAAATTCTTCGATAAGGGGGACAAGGTTAAATTTACCATTAAATTCCGAGGTAGGGAAATGCAGCACCAGGAAGTGGGATACGAACTCTTAGAGAGTATTAAAAAACGATTTGAAGATATTTGTGATGTTGAAAAAGAGCCTAAAAGAATGGGCAAAACATTGAGCATGACTCTCGTGAGCGTTTCAGATAAGAAGAAATCGAAGAAAGGTGAAGATGATGCCGAAGATAAAGACTAA
- the rpmI gene encoding 50S ribosomal protein L35 has protein sequence MPKIKTNRGAAKRFKLTKKGKIKRKKAFASHILAKKSRKRKRHLRQPTLVDKTNEKKIKRILGKG, from the coding sequence ATGCCGAAGATAAAGACTAACAGAGGAGCTGCTAAAAGGTTTAAATTAACAAAAAAGGGTAAGATCAAGCGGAAAAAGGCATTTGCCAGTCATATTCTTGCGAAAAAGAGTCGTAAAAGAAAAAGGCATCTCAGGCAACCCACCCTTGTAGACAAAACAAATGAAAAGAAAATTAAAAGGATACTTGGTAAGGGATAG
- the rplT gene encoding 50S ribosomal protein L20: MPRTKHSVASHRKKKKILKRAKGFRGARSKLHRTAKESVNKALQYSYRDRRTKKRNFRRLWISRINAAARINGISYSRLIGGLKKAEIDIDRKILSEIALNDNKGFEKLVETAKKALS, encoded by the coding sequence ATGCCCAGAACAAAACATAGTGTTGCGTCTCATAGAAAAAAGAAGAAGATTCTAAAAAGAGCCAAGGGATTTCGAGGAGCGCGAAGCAAATTACACAGGACGGCAAAGGAATCAGTCAATAAGGCTCTTCAATATTCCTATCGGGACAGACGAACGAAGAAAAGAAACTTCAGAAGGCTTTGGATATCCAGAATAAACGCTGCCGCGAGAATCAACGGAATAAGCTACAGCCGTTTAATAGGAGGGTTGAAAAAGGCGGAAATTGATATAGACAGAAAGATCCTTTCGGAAATAGCATTGAATGATAATAAAGGTTTCGAAAAACTCGTAGAAACCGCAAAGAAAGCCCTTTCATGA
- the pheS gene encoding phenylalanine--tRNA ligase subunit alpha, with product MINRENITELEERALQEISEAADSKDLENVRISYLGRKGKITLALRSIGKISEAERPEMGKLINEVKLKVNSAYKSKNSELLSDLSDKAPYPGDPTLPGRKNWPGGLHVLHRVTKEIKEIFFGMGYSLTEGPDVELDYYNFEALNFPGDHPSRDAQDTFYINRDILMRTQTSPVQVRFMEKHTPPVRIISPGRVYRNETPDPSHSAEFFQMEGLYVDNNVSMVDLKNDITFFIKTYFGSEAHVRFRPHFFPFTEPSAEVDMSCFACKGKGCSVCGKTGWIEIMGAGMVHPNVFRFVGYEQDLYTGFAFGMGIDRIAMLKYGISDIRKFLENDLRFLENFWWQKGWE from the coding sequence ATGATCAATCGGGAGAATATAACAGAGCTTGAAGAGAGGGCCCTGCAGGAAATTTCAGAAGCAGCTGATTCTAAGGACCTTGAAAATGTTCGAATCAGTTATCTTGGCCGTAAAGGTAAAATAACACTTGCCCTAAGATCTATTGGAAAGATTTCTGAAGCGGAAAGACCTGAAATGGGCAAATTGATAAACGAAGTAAAACTCAAGGTAAACAGCGCATATAAATCAAAAAATTCGGAATTATTGAGTGATTTGTCCGACAAAGCTCCTTACCCGGGAGATCCAACGTTGCCTGGCAGAAAGAATTGGCCCGGCGGTTTACATGTGCTTCACAGGGTTACTAAAGAGATAAAAGAGATCTTTTTCGGAATGGGATATTCGCTGACCGAAGGGCCGGACGTAGAACTTGATTACTATAATTTCGAAGCTTTGAATTTCCCGGGTGATCACCCTTCAAGAGATGCTCAGGACACATTTTACATTAACCGTGATATATTGATGAGAACTCAAACATCACCTGTGCAGGTTAGATTTATGGAGAAACACACACCTCCCGTGAGAATAATATCTCCGGGAAGGGTCTACAGAAATGAAACTCCGGATCCTTCACACTCCGCGGAATTTTTCCAGATGGAAGGTCTTTATGTGGATAATAATGTCTCAATGGTTGATTTGAAGAACGATATCACATTTTTTATAAAAACATACTTCGGGAGTGAAGCGCACGTAAGGTTCAGACCGCATTTCTTTCCATTTACCGAACCAAGCGCGGAAGTTGACATGTCATGCTTTGCGTGCAAAGGGAAAGGATGTTCAGTTTGTGGAAAGACAGGCTGGATAGAAATAATGGGCGCGGGAATGGTTCATCCGAATGTATTTCGTTTTGTGGGGTATGAGCAGGATCTTTATACCGGCTTTGCTTTCGGTATGGGTATCGACAGAATAGCGATGCTTAAATACGGAATTAGCGACATAAGGAAGTTTCTGGAAAACGATTTGCGTTTTCTTGAAAATTTCTGGTGGCAAAAAGGATGGGAATGA